From the genome of Anopheles moucheti chromosome 3, idAnoMoucSN_F20_07, whole genome shotgun sequence, one region includes:
- the LOC128301854 gene encoding 23 kDa integral membrane protein, with amino-acid sequence MKSKVMDNLRERLNSCGTTTIKYLLFVFNLVFAISGLILLVAGIIVLVDVNDYQHFVQDRLMAPPVVLIVVGSFVFLVASLGCYGAIKESPKLLNAFAVFLLIVFLIEVAVAIAAIAFKADLQDALRKQLDKSIARHNHADMVAWDSVHRKMMCCGIQGPKDWYDNLNKTMPASCCKPDLIEPETNDCKNAPPLFMDRYYQDGCLMKLEDHFHKNAVVLIAVGFAIAIFQLLGVFFACWLSSSIKRSHA; translated from the exons GGCTGAATTCCTGCGGGACAACTACCATAAAATATTTGCTGTTTGTGTTTAACCTCGTCTTTGCG ATTTCAGGGCTGATTCTGCTGGTCGCGGGCATTATCGTGCTGGTGGATGTCAACGACTATCAGCACTTCGTGCAGGACCGCCTGATGGCCCCGCCGGTTGTGCTGATCGTCGTTGGGTCCTTTGTGTTTCTGGTGGCGTCGCTCGGTTGCTACGGAGCCATTAAGGAGTCGCCGAAGCTGCTGAACGCGTTCGCCGTGTTTCTGCTGATTGTCTTCCTAATTGAGGTCGCCGTCGCAATAGCGGCGATTGCCTTCAAGGCAGATTTGCAGGACGCGTTGCGGAAGCAGCTGGACAAGTCGATCGCTCGGCACAACCACGCGGACATGGTGGCGTGGGACAGTGTGCACCGAAAGATGATGTGCTGCGGCATCCAAGGACCGAAAGATTGGTACGACAACTTGAACAAAACAATGCCCGCTTCCTGCTGCAAGCCCGATCTGATCGAACCGGAAACGAATGACTGCAAGAATGCCCCACCATTGTTCATGGATCGTTACTATCAG GACGGATGCTTGATGAAGTTAGAGGACCACTTCCACAAAAATGCCGTTGTTCTGATTGCTGTTGGCTTTGCAATAGCCATATTTCAACTGTTGGGAGTATTCTTCGCTTGCTGGCTGTCATCGTCCATCAAAAGAAGTCACGCATAA